The following coding sequences are from one Capsicum annuum cultivar UCD-10X-F1 chromosome 3, UCD10Xv1.1, whole genome shotgun sequence window:
- the LOC107854418 gene encoding beta-glucosidase 11 isoform X4 has product MADTGLEAYRFSISWSRLIPDGRGPINPKGLQFYNNYIDELISHGIQPHVTLFHSDLPQTLEDEYGGWLSRKIVKDFTEYAEVCFKEFGDRVMYWTTINEANIYALGGYDYGFTPPGRCSPPFGVNCSRGNSSTEPYMVVHNMLLAHSSVTKLYRRNYKVRLKDFTEEANYPSTQRGFVGFSIYGLWCVPYSNATADVVAAQRTNEFYTGWIMNPFIFGDYPSVMKKAAGTRIPTFTKYEAKLVKGSADFIGLNHYTTVFVKYKPSSIEKHSRDFGADVEAEYSLAALKADQYPVIPSGLYELLEYLKEAYSNLPIYIQENGQKTPRNGTLNDTSRIEYLHAYIGSVLDAIRNGSDTRGYFAWSFLDGLELLAGYVSGYGFYYVDLDDKELRRYPKLSAYWYANFLKGKNSTNSTILQVGNKLIPINKS; this is encoded by the exons ATGGCCGACACAGGCTTAGAAGCCTACAGGTTTTCTATATCATGGTCTAGACTTATTCCTG ATGGAAGAGGACCTATAAACCCAAAGGGTTTACAATTTTACAACAATTACATTGATGAACTTATCAGCCACG GTATTCAACCACATGTTACACTATTTCACAGTGATTTACCACAGACACTTGAAGATGAATATGGGGGGTGGTTAAGCCGAAAGATTGT GAAGGACTTCACCGAGTATGCAGAGGTATGCTTCAAGGAATTTGGTGACAGGGTGATGTATTGGACCACCATTAATGAGGCCAATATATATGCACTTGGAGGTTATGATTATGGCTTCACCCCTCCAGGACGTTGTTCCCCACCTTTTGGAGTTAATTGTTCTAGAGGGAATTCATCTACTGAGCCATATATGGTTGTTCATAACATGTTGCTTGCGCATTCATCTGTGACGAAATTATACAGGAGAAATTACAAGGTACGACTCAAGGATTTCACTGAAGAAGCAAACTACCCA TCTACTCAACGTGGTTTTGTGGGGTTTAGTATATATGGTTTGTGGTGCGTTCCTTATTCAAATGCAACGGCTGATGTAGTTGCAGCACAGAGAACCAATGAATTTTATACTGGTTg GATTATGAATCCTTTCATATTTGGAGACTATCCCTCTGTAATGAAGAAAGCTGCTGGGACAAGAATTCCAACCTTCACCAAATATGAAGCTAAGCTAGTTAAAGGCTCGGCTGATTTCATAGGCCTAAACCATTATACTACTGTATTTGTTAAGTACAAGCCTTCCAGCATTGAAAAGCATAGCAGGGACTTTGGTGCTGATGTAGAAGCAGAGTATTCAC TTGCGGCATTGAAAGCAGATCAG TATCCAGTGATACCTTCTGGTCTTTATGAACTTCTGGAGTATCTTAAAGAAGCTTATAGCAACCTGCCGATTTACATTCAGGAAAATG GACAAAAGACTCCGCGAAATGGGACACTAAATGACACGTCAAGAATAGAATATTTGCATGCCTACATCGGGAGTGTTCTTGATGCTATTAG GAATGGATCGGATACTAGAGGATATTTTGCCTGGTCCTTCTTAGACGGTTTGGAGTTACTTGCTGGCTATGTATCGGGCTATGGATTCTACTATGTAGATTTGGATGATAAAGAGTTAAGGAGGTATCCGAAACTTTCTGCATACTGGTACGCCAACTTCTTAAAGGGAAAAAACTCAACAAACAGTACAATTCTTCAAGTAGGGAACAAGCTAATTCCTATTAACAAATCTTAG
- the LOC107854418 gene encoding beta-glucosidase 11 isoform X6, with product MADTGLEAYRFSISWSRLIPDGRGPINPKGLQFYNNYIDELISHGIQPHVTLFHSDLPQTLEDEYGGWLSRKIVKDFTEYAEVCFKEFGDRVMYWTTINEANIYALGGYDYGFTPPGRCSPPFGVNCSRGNSSTEPYMVVHNMLLAHSSVTKLYRRNYKSTQRGFVGFSIYGLWCVPYSNATADVVAAQRTNEFYTGWIMNPFIFGDYPSVMKKAAGTRIPTFTKYEAKLVKGSADFIGLNHYTTVFVKYKPSSIEKHSRDFGADVEAEYSLAALKADQYPVIPSGLYELLEYLKEAYSNLPIYIQENGQKTPRNGTLNDTSRIEYLHAYIGSVLDAIRNGSDTRGYFAWSFLDGLELLAGYVSGYGFYYVDLDDKELRRYPKLSAYWYANFLKGKNSTNSTILQVGNKLIPINKS from the exons ATGGCCGACACAGGCTTAGAAGCCTACAGGTTTTCTATATCATGGTCTAGACTTATTCCTG ATGGAAGAGGACCTATAAACCCAAAGGGTTTACAATTTTACAACAATTACATTGATGAACTTATCAGCCACG GTATTCAACCACATGTTACACTATTTCACAGTGATTTACCACAGACACTTGAAGATGAATATGGGGGGTGGTTAAGCCGAAAGATTGT GAAGGACTTCACCGAGTATGCAGAGGTATGCTTCAAGGAATTTGGTGACAGGGTGATGTATTGGACCACCATTAATGAGGCCAATATATATGCACTTGGAGGTTATGATTATGGCTTCACCCCTCCAGGACGTTGTTCCCCACCTTTTGGAGTTAATTGTTCTAGAGGGAATTCATCTACTGAGCCATATATGGTTGTTCATAACATGTTGCTTGCGCATTCATCTGTGACGAAATTATACAGGAGAAATTACAAG TCTACTCAACGTGGTTTTGTGGGGTTTAGTATATATGGTTTGTGGTGCGTTCCTTATTCAAATGCAACGGCTGATGTAGTTGCAGCACAGAGAACCAATGAATTTTATACTGGTTg GATTATGAATCCTTTCATATTTGGAGACTATCCCTCTGTAATGAAGAAAGCTGCTGGGACAAGAATTCCAACCTTCACCAAATATGAAGCTAAGCTAGTTAAAGGCTCGGCTGATTTCATAGGCCTAAACCATTATACTACTGTATTTGTTAAGTACAAGCCTTCCAGCATTGAAAAGCATAGCAGGGACTTTGGTGCTGATGTAGAAGCAGAGTATTCAC TTGCGGCATTGAAAGCAGATCAG TATCCAGTGATACCTTCTGGTCTTTATGAACTTCTGGAGTATCTTAAAGAAGCTTATAGCAACCTGCCGATTTACATTCAGGAAAATG GACAAAAGACTCCGCGAAATGGGACACTAAATGACACGTCAAGAATAGAATATTTGCATGCCTACATCGGGAGTGTTCTTGATGCTATTAG GAATGGATCGGATACTAGAGGATATTTTGCCTGGTCCTTCTTAGACGGTTTGGAGTTACTTGCTGGCTATGTATCGGGCTATGGATTCTACTATGTAGATTTGGATGATAAAGAGTTAAGGAGGTATCCGAAACTTTCTGCATACTGGTACGCCAACTTCTTAAAGGGAAAAAACTCAACAAACAGTACAATTCTTCAAGTAGGGAACAAGCTAATTCCTATTAACAAATCTTAG